Proteins from a single region of Pangasianodon hypophthalmus isolate fPanHyp1 chromosome 7, fPanHyp1.pri, whole genome shotgun sequence:
- the LOC113546617 gene encoding olfactomedin-4 translates to MILLVLLLAAAGSGHAHSVRGQERNGACVCEVNSSVWAFPVTKYDTVTKLLQNCEESLQLLQKQTVTSAKTVLAMEATLNNVKQRLEKFQYLNNQGLYNALHLKQLGQEIQQLYDTVNTLHTEKEAWRIRTELRKFKKDVDKMYKDKIFNLETVREKLRSLNNRVQTCRTIPQDFRSSCSQRTMKNISAPVVTKLNPFSSSYIAGAWGHDPGLNGEETYWIQPLANSHMLGITVRFYKTYEDFLAAKNYKDEVVANSYTHSNAIQGPGTIVYKGVVYYQCYYKPDICAFDLKTKQVRRLTLPDAGFNNKFPYCYYSCFDWTDINLSADDKGLWVMYATEANHGNVVVSRVNTEGFNITHTWKTRLFKRSATNAFMVCGVLYATRYINTYKEEVFYAFDTTTGMEDNTLSLPMEKVAAGVANLHYNPTDMRLYMYNGGYMLAYQAYF, encoded by the exons gggAGTGGCCATGCTCACAGCGTTCGGGGCCAGGAGAGAAacggtgcatgtgtgtgtgaggtcaacAGCTCGGTCTGGGCTTTTCCTGTTACCAAGTATGACACCGTGACAAAACTGCTACAAAACTGCGAAGAATCACTGCAACTACTCCAAaaacag ACAGTGACGAGCGCTAAGACGGTGCTTGCGATGGAGGCCACACTGAATAATGTGAAGCAGCGGCTGGAGAAGTTCCAGTACCTGAACAATCAGGGCCTGTACAATGCACTACACCTGAAGCAGCTTGGCCAAGAGATCCAGCAGCTATATGACACCGTGAATACTTTACACACTGAAAAGGAGGCATGGCGGATACGCACAgag TTGCGGAAGTTTAAGAAGGATGTGGATAAGATGTATAAGGACAAGATTTTCAACCTAGAAACAGTGAGGGAGAAGCTGCGCTCCCTCAATAACCGTGTCCAGACCTGCAGGACCATCCCACAAGACTTCAGGA GCTCTTGTTCTCAGCGCACGATGAAAAATATCAGTGCGCCAGTGGTCACTAAGCTGAACCCGTTCAGTTCGTCCTATATCGCTGGAGCGTGGGGTCATGACCCTGGCCTCAATGGTGAAGAAACGTACTGGATCCAGCCTCTAGCTAACAGCCACATGTTGGGCATCACTGTGCGCTTCTACAAGACTTATGAGGACTTCCTGGCTGCAAAGAACTACAAAGATGAAGTAGTGGCtaactcatacactcactctaATGCAATTCAGGGTCCAGGGACCATCGTTTACAAGGGCGTTGTGTATTATCAGTGCTATTACAAGCCTGATATCTGTGCCTTTGATTTGAAAACCAAGCAAGTCCGACGTCTCACACTTCCTGATGCTGGATTCAACAACAAATTCCCCTACTGCTACTACAGCTGCTTCGATTGGACGGACATCAACCTCTCAGCTGATGACAAGGGTTTGTGGGTAATGTACGCCACGGAAGCTAACCACGGGAACGTGGTCGTGAGTCGAGTGAACACTGAAGGCTTCAACATAACGCACACGTGGAAGACACGCCTGTTCAAGCGTTCAGCGACCAACGCCTTCATGGTGTGTGGGGTGCTTTACGCAACTCGCTACATAAACACTTATAAAGAGGAAGTGTTCTACGCCTTCGACACGACCACAGGGATGGAGGACAACACACTCTCGCTCCCTATGGAGAAGGTGGCAGCGGGCGTCGCCAACCTTCACTACAACCCCACAGACATGAGGCTCTACATGTACAATGGTGGCTACATGCTCGCCTACCAAGCTTACTTCTGA